A genomic region of Candidatus Eisenbacteria bacterium contains the following coding sequences:
- the kdsA gene encoding 3-deoxy-8-phosphooctulonate synthase: MDPGQLLVIAGPCVVEAPDLMMEVGEKMKQWCFERGIRYIFKSSYTKANRTKAESPSGPGLQDGLRILSHVRERLGVDLLTDVHSADEASAAAEVVQILQVPAFLCRQTPLLQACARACRTINVKKGQFLAPEDMLEAVEKIRRIRPDAEVLLTERGASFGYRNLVVDMRSLVLLRQMPALTIYDATHSLQHPGVGGDRRFARPLTRAALAAGAEGIFLEVHPDPEQALSDQTTQLPLESVPAFLDEMAELRRFLWDRETQSEDEE, translated from the coding sequence ATGGATCCCGGGCAGCTTCTGGTGATCGCCGGCCCCTGCGTTGTCGAAGCGCCCGATCTTATGATGGAAGTCGGGGAAAAGATGAAGCAATGGTGCTTCGAAAGAGGGATTCGGTACATTTTTAAGAGCTCTTATACAAAAGCAAACCGGACAAAAGCCGAATCCCCATCGGGACCCGGTCTTCAGGACGGGCTGCGCATCCTCTCTCATGTTCGGGAGCGGCTCGGTGTCGATTTGCTGACCGATGTTCATTCCGCCGATGAGGCGTCGGCCGCCGCTGAGGTTGTACAAATACTTCAGGTTCCCGCTTTTCTCTGCCGGCAGACTCCCTTGTTGCAGGCTTGCGCCCGGGCTTGCCGGACAATCAACGTCAAGAAGGGGCAATTTCTTGCCCCCGAAGATATGCTGGAAGCGGTGGAAAAGATCCGCAGGATCCGGCCCGACGCCGAGGTTCTACTGACCGAGCGGGGGGCGAGTTTCGGCTACCGGAATCTTGTCGTCGACATGAGAAGCCTCGTCCTTCTCCGGCAAATGCCGGCGCTGACTATCTATGATGCGACCCATTCTTTGCAGCATCCCGGAGTGGGTGGGGATCGCCGATTCGCGCGTCCGCTGACCCGCGCCGCCCTGGCCGCCGGCGCCGAGGGAATCTTCCTGGAGGTCCATCCCGATCCCGAACAGGCCTTGAGTGACCAAACGACCCAGCTGCCCTTGGAATCTGTTCCCGCCTTTCTCGATGAGATGGCGGAACTCCGCCGCTTTTTGTGGGACAGAGAAACCCAAAGTGAGGACGAAGAATGA
- a CDS encoding PTS sugar transporter subunit IIC has protein sequence MPVEQMETLRWILLILWIFWVGVDRRAFGNFQLHQPLIASTVSGLIVGLPEMGCLMGVALQAVWLQPLTLGGVIPLATGPAACAGILWLRTILPAGSGWLGDGSPLDLLKVVAPLPLIILWVAVLGVFLEGKIRKINWRLENEEGDRSGTRGHPGFRITAIGLALPGLAAILAVIGSVGPILLIRLLIGGKEPAVSVISDLPSMEGGLLPIYLWVLLGIGLGGEVGRLIRSQPRGWGWIAAGILGGLVIGWVLS, from the coding sequence GTGCCGGTTGAACAGATGGAGACCCTGCGTTGGATTCTTCTCATCCTTTGGATTTTCTGGGTCGGAGTTGACCGGCGAGCCTTTGGCAATTTCCAACTTCATCAGCCTCTCATCGCAAGCACCGTCTCGGGTCTTATCGTCGGTCTTCCGGAAATGGGATGCCTCATGGGGGTCGCCCTTCAGGCCGTTTGGTTGCAACCTTTAACACTCGGTGGGGTTATTCCCTTGGCGACCGGTCCGGCCGCCTGTGCCGGTATCCTTTGGCTCCGGACCATACTCCCCGCCGGCTCGGGTTGGCTGGGTGACGGATCGCCCCTGGATCTCTTGAAGGTGGTGGCGCCGCTGCCCCTGATCATCCTGTGGGTCGCGGTGTTGGGAGTCTTTCTCGAAGGAAAGATCCGAAAGATCAATTGGCGTTTGGAAAACGAGGAAGGGGACCGTTCCGGTACCCGCGGGCACCCGGGCTTTCGAATCACCGCCATCGGTCTCGCTCTTCCCGGCCTTGCTGCGATTCTCGCTGTGATCGGGTCCGTCGGCCCCATCCTCCTAATCCGCTTGTTGATAGGAGGGAAGGAGCCTGCTGTCAGCGTCATTTCAGACCTTCCTTCAATGGAAGGGGGCCTTCTTCCTATCTATCTATGGGTTCTATTGGGGATCGGCTTGGGGGGTGAAGTGGGGCGTTTGATTCGATCTCAGCCCAGGGGATGGGGATGGATCGCCGCGGGGATCCTGGGGGGATTGGTCATAGGCTGGGTTCTCTCATGA
- a CDS encoding PTS sugar transporter subunit IIB, with protein sequence MSLTSTFLLIRVDDRLMHGQVTLGWGNELAPRQYLIVDDQLAFSPMEAELFRLVAPEGTHVHIFSPKAFLEEMGKESVWDRAILILRDIPALLALIRGGFHPPEINLGGIHRHAGATEVLPYLFLSHEDWDGLEEVAASGAQLYAQELPGRPSHRWVALRDRKPNRAG encoded by the coding sequence ATGTCTCTCACTTCCACATTCCTGCTGATTCGGGTCGATGACCGATTGATGCATGGCCAGGTCACCCTGGGTTGGGGAAACGAATTGGCGCCCCGGCAATATCTCATTGTGGATGACCAATTGGCCTTCAGCCCGATGGAAGCTGAACTCTTTAGGCTCGTGGCGCCCGAAGGAACCCATGTTCACATTTTCTCACCCAAGGCGTTTCTTGAAGAGATGGGAAAGGAATCAGTCTGGGACCGGGCGATCCTCATTCTGCGGGATATCCCGGCTCTGCTCGCACTCATCCGCGGCGGATTTCATCCGCCGGAGATCAATCTCGGCGGGATTCACCGGCATGCGGGGGCCACGGAAGTGTTGCCCTACCTGTTTTTAAGCCATGAAGACTGGGACGGATTGGAGGAGGTGGCGGCCTCCGGCGCCCAGCTCTATGCGCAGGAACTGCCCGGCCGGCCTTCCCATCGATGGGTTGCCCTGAGAGATAGAAAGCCGAACCGTGCCGGTTGA
- a CDS encoding KpsF/GutQ family sugar-phosphate isomerase, giving the protein MTRSFSKGLDLSEMEKVTAILGTEIRAIEQLSHLLEQSDLGAAVDLLCLSRGRVIVSGVGKPGIIGQRIAASLRSTGRPAFFLHPVEAIHGDLGLVTSSDVALLLSRSGETGELLALIPTLRRIGIPIIAATCGNENSLAERVDCHLPLGDVEEIPELGEFPTVSNTVFQVLGDILTVLIFQRSGLSLEDLRFLHPGGVIGRQATLRVADVMHSGSAMPLVTEETSLKEALVVIIEKRLGLTCVVDEAGRLSGVVADGDIKRILHRYGDIKALMVAEVMTKEPKTIRDDELLLSALNRMENNPEGAITSLVVVDDELRPIGILHIHDILRTSPHQES; this is encoded by the coding sequence ATGACGCGGTCCTTTTCAAAGGGTCTGGATCTTTCCGAAATGGAGAAAGTCACTGCGATTCTGGGGACGGAAATCCGGGCGATTGAACAACTGAGCCATTTGCTCGAGCAATCGGATCTCGGCGCTGCAGTGGATCTGCTGTGCCTGTCCCGCGGACGGGTTATTGTCTCAGGCGTTGGAAAACCGGGCATCATTGGGCAGCGCATCGCGGCAAGCTTGAGAAGCACCGGCCGGCCGGCCTTTTTCCTGCACCCGGTTGAGGCGATTCATGGCGACCTGGGTCTCGTGACCTCCTCCGATGTGGCATTACTCCTGTCAAGAAGCGGCGAAACGGGGGAACTGCTCGCTCTCATCCCGACACTCCGGCGGATCGGCATCCCGATTATTGCGGCGACCTGCGGAAATGAAAACTCTCTGGCCGAACGGGTCGACTGCCATCTCCCGCTCGGAGATGTGGAAGAGATTCCCGAGTTGGGCGAATTCCCGACCGTCTCGAATACCGTCTTCCAGGTCTTGGGTGACATTCTCACTGTTCTCATCTTTCAACGCAGTGGGCTCTCCCTCGAAGATCTTCGGTTTCTGCACCCCGGCGGTGTGATCGGGCGCCAGGCGACCCTCAGAGTCGCTGATGTGATGCATTCGGGGAGCGCCATGCCCCTTGTGACTGAAGAGACTTCCCTGAAGGAAGCCCTTGTCGTCATCATTGAAAAACGTCTCGGTTTAACCTGCGTCGTCGATGAGGCGGGCAGGCTCTCTGGAGTTGTCGCCGATGGAGATATCAAACGGATTTTGCATCGCTATGGAGATATTAAGGCTCTCATGGTAGCGGAGGTCATGACCAAGGAGCCCAAAACGATCCGTGATGATGAACTTCTTCTTTCCGCCCTCAACCGGATGGAGAACAATCCGGAGGGCGCTATCACATCCCTCGTGGTCGTGGATGACGAGCTGAGGCCCATCGGAATCCTTCATATCCATGACATCCTCCGGACCTCCCCGCATCAGGAGTCTTAG
- the lptB gene encoding LPS export ABC transporter ATP-binding protein: protein MEVLSANSTEITHETAGGIQAPKGAVLEARHLVRYYGKLRVVDDVSLDVAPGEVVGLLGPNGAGKTTTFYMIVGLLRPKSGSIHFGEKDITNEPLYRRARLGIGYLAQEASIFRRLTVRENIMGILETRGLSRKERESRCEELLGELDLTPLADRRGYHLSGGERRRVEITRALVTNPSYILLDEPFVGIDPIAVQEIQQIILRLKARGLGILITDHSVRETLSATDRAYLMYEGKIRISGRAQDLIDDAWARKIYLGENFRL, encoded by the coding sequence ATGGAAGTCTTGAGCGCGAATTCAACTGAGATAACGCACGAGACGGCCGGCGGGATTCAGGCTCCCAAGGGAGCGGTCCTTGAGGCCCGTCATCTGGTCCGATATTATGGAAAGTTAAGGGTTGTCGATGACGTCTCTCTCGATGTGGCGCCCGGGGAAGTCGTAGGGCTGCTCGGTCCCAACGGCGCGGGAAAGACGACAACCTTCTATATGATCGTCGGCCTGCTCCGTCCCAAGTCAGGAAGTATCCACTTCGGCGAAAAGGATATTACGAATGAACCCCTCTATCGGCGGGCGCGTTTGGGGATCGGGTATCTTGCACAAGAGGCGTCGATTTTTAGACGGCTGACGGTGCGGGAAAATATCATGGGCATTCTTGAGACCCGCGGGCTTTCCCGAAAGGAACGGGAGAGTCGCTGTGAAGAACTTCTGGGCGAGCTTGATCTCACTCCCTTGGCTGATCGCCGGGGTTATCATCTTTCCGGCGGTGAACGACGCCGTGTTGAGATCACCCGGGCGCTGGTGACGAATCCATCCTATATACTTCTTGATGAACCTTTTGTCGGGATCGATCCGATCGCTGTTCAGGAGATTCAACAAATTATTCTCCGGTTGAAGGCCCGTGGTTTGGGAATCCTGATCACGGATCACAGCGTTCGCGAAACCCTTAGCGCCACGGATCGCGCCTATCTCATGTATGAGGGAAAGATCCGCATCAGCGGCCGGGCTCAGGATCTCATCGATGACGCCTGGGCGAGGAAGATTTATTTGGGAGAGAATTTCAGACTTTGA
- a CDS encoding HPr family phosphocarrier protein, with the protein MFESEVRVPNIPGIHARPAAELVKYAARFASEIFLEANDLTINAKSIMGVMMLAAVTGTILKVRAVGPDESQAVQGVVDLISSGFGEEMEDAPEGGTKATD; encoded by the coding sequence GTGTTTGAATCGGAAGTTCGCGTACCAAATATTCCAGGAATCCACGCCCGGCCCGCGGCTGAATTAGTCAAATATGCCGCGCGCTTCGCCTCCGAGATTTTCTTGGAGGCAAACGATCTGACGATTAATGCGAAGTCGATTATGGGTGTCATGATGCTGGCCGCCGTCACCGGAACGATATTGAAGGTCCGCGCCGTGGGACCCGATGAATCGCAAGCTGTTCAGGGTGTCGTCGATCTGATTTCATCGGGTTTTGGAGAGGAGATGGAGGATGCCCCGGAAGGCGGAACCAAAGCCACCGACTGA
- the ptsP gene encoding phosphoenolpyruvate--protein phosphotransferase has protein sequence MPRKAEPKPPTEHMIGVPAAPGFVAGPVYLLDGPSRIIVKERSLEPHEIAGEVRHFRKALRLAREEITAICNGIESPEDAGLQLLNAHGLIVEDHTLQGRIIDTIKNERIAADGAVYRIFMEYITHMEGTPGEYFRARGEDMRDVMHRILQQLQDWELGSAAAIPQGVILVASELSPSESACLDPQRILGVATDHGGATNHVAIMARNRGIPAVLGLVNITTRVQAGDMILLDGSHGRVTLRPARSELKAFQRLQTRELRIRTALGQQVRLPSHTIDLQRIPLFSNIEAPDDAELALKEGAEGIGLYRTEFLYSRHTGWPSEEEQVRAYRRVVRKMRKRPVIIRTMDVGGDKFAALSGIGRESNPFLGVRGIRFSLMHPEIFRTQLRAIMRVADQGNVRILLPMVSNLDEVREAKQLVGSVRREVEREGVAVQSLALGVMVEVPSMVILSDLLSREVDFLSIGSNDLIQYVLAADRGNENVAHIYDPFHPAVLRAIYTTVQSGHRAGISVSSCGEMSGDPMGVLVLLGLGIDQLSVAPWRIKPVKQIIRASSISHLRHVIEQDALTCATPSELRTALIQAFPDTAAATWGKPNGLYDPSPQK, from the coding sequence ATGCCCCGGAAGGCGGAACCAAAGCCACCGACTGAGCATATGATCGGTGTTCCGGCGGCTCCCGGTTTTGTAGCCGGACCTGTTTATCTGCTGGACGGTCCCAGCCGTATTATTGTTAAAGAGAGATCGCTCGAACCGCATGAAATCGCCGGCGAGGTCCGCCATTTTCGCAAGGCCCTGCGCCTGGCCCGGGAAGAAATTACCGCCATCTGCAATGGTATTGAATCGCCCGAGGACGCCGGCCTTCAGCTTCTCAACGCCCATGGATTGATTGTTGAAGACCACACCCTGCAGGGGCGCATCATCGACACCATCAAAAATGAGAGAATCGCCGCCGATGGAGCCGTTTATCGCATCTTCATGGAGTATATCACTCATATGGAGGGCACCCCTGGCGAGTATTTTCGCGCCCGCGGTGAGGATATGCGGGATGTCATGCACCGGATCCTCCAACAGCTTCAAGATTGGGAACTCGGGTCGGCGGCCGCCATCCCCCAAGGTGTGATCCTGGTCGCTTCCGAATTGAGCCCGTCCGAGAGTGCTTGCCTCGACCCGCAACGGATCCTGGGTGTTGCCACCGATCATGGGGGAGCGACAAACCATGTGGCGATCATGGCCCGCAACAGGGGGATTCCCGCCGTTCTCGGGCTTGTGAACATTACGACCCGGGTCCAAGCCGGCGACATGATATTGTTGGACGGCAGCCACGGCCGCGTCACCCTCCGCCCGGCCCGTTCCGAGTTAAAGGCGTTTCAGAGATTACAGACCAGGGAATTGAGGATTCGGACCGCCCTTGGGCAGCAAGTCAGGCTGCCTTCCCACACGATTGATTTGCAGAGAATACCCCTCTTCTCGAATATTGAAGCTCCAGATGATGCGGAGCTGGCCTTGAAAGAGGGGGCTGAGGGGATCGGCCTCTATCGAACCGAGTTTCTTTACTCCCGGCATACCGGATGGCCTTCGGAGGAGGAGCAGGTTCGAGCCTACCGCCGTGTGGTTCGAAAGATGAGGAAACGTCCCGTCATCATCCGCACGATGGATGTGGGGGGTGATAAATTTGCGGCCCTCAGCGGTATCGGCCGTGAGAGTAATCCCTTCCTCGGTGTCCGGGGGATCCGTTTCTCACTCATGCATCCCGAAATTTTCCGCACCCAGCTGCGGGCGATCATGCGTGTGGCTGATCAAGGGAATGTCCGCATTCTTTTGCCGATGGTCAGCAATTTGGATGAGGTCAGGGAGGCCAAGCAACTGGTTGGATCGGTGCGCCGCGAAGTGGAACGGGAAGGGGTGGCTGTTCAATCGCTGGCGCTCGGTGTCATGGTGGAAGTTCCCTCCATGGTGATCCTCTCCGATCTCTTGAGCCGTGAAGTTGATTTCCTCAGTATCGGATCCAATGATCTCATTCAGTATGTACTGGCGGCGGATCGAGGGAATGAAAACGTAGCGCATATCTATGATCCTTTCCATCCCGCTGTCTTGCGGGCCATCTATACAACGGTGCAAAGCGGGCACCGGGCCGGCATTTCGGTCTCTTCCTGCGGTGAGATGTCGGGGGATCCAATGGGCGTGTTGGTGCTTCTCGGCTTGGGCATCGACCAGTTGAGTGTGGCTCCCTGGCGCATCAAACCGGTCAAGCAGATCATACGGGCATCGAGCATCAGCCACCTGCGTCATGTGATTGAGCAGGATGCGCTGACCTGCGCCACACCCTCTGAGTTGCGGACGGCGCTGATTCAAGCCTTTCCGGATACGGCGGCGGCGACCTGGGGCAAACCGAACGGATTGTACGATCCCTCTCCTCAAAAATGA
- the hprK gene encoding HPr(Ser) kinase/phosphatase: protein MEMSDSQKPSDNLSSLQGRVQQERLKIRDFYEKSRDELKLHPLTPLDDTDRDIGTTDISRPSFVLMGYDAHFPKDRIQILGKAEVSYLKTLSREESRKALANLCRFDIPCIILSRSLDPPDDLLELATANKIPVLQSELPTTDFIQVVASILNEQFSPFTSVHGTLVDVYGVGLLFTGRSGIGKSECGLDLVERGHRLVADDVVHVKERHKSVLIGRGVELARSFMEIRGIGIIDVQAMYGIRSIRAQKRIELQVVLKEWEAAKDFERLGLEEKETMILGVKIPMVIVPIIPGKNISVIAETIALNYLVKAYGYNPAEHFSDNLLEVLRRKANLERLARDDPE, encoded by the coding sequence ATGGAAATGTCGGATTCGCAGAAGCCCTCTGATAATCTGTCGTCGTTACAAGGACGGGTTCAACAGGAGCGGTTGAAGATCCGGGATTTCTACGAGAAATCCCGTGATGAGCTCAAGTTGCATCCTCTGACGCCTCTGGATGATACCGACCGGGATATCGGCACAACGGATATCAGCCGTCCCAGTTTCGTACTGATGGGTTATGACGCTCACTTTCCAAAGGACAGGATACAAATCCTTGGGAAGGCGGAAGTCTCCTATCTGAAGACACTCAGCCGAGAAGAGAGCCGGAAGGCTCTGGCGAATCTGTGTCGATTCGACATTCCCTGCATCATCCTTTCCCGATCCTTGGATCCACCGGATGATCTTTTGGAACTGGCCACAGCGAACAAAATCCCTGTTTTACAAAGCGAGCTGCCCACGACCGATTTCATTCAGGTCGTGGCATCGATTCTCAACGAGCAATTCTCTCCCTTTACCAGTGTTCATGGGACGCTGGTTGATGTTTATGGAGTCGGTCTCCTCTTTACGGGACGTTCCGGAATCGGCAAGAGCGAATGCGGTCTGGATCTTGTCGAAAGGGGCCATCGCCTGGTGGCGGATGATGTTGTTCACGTCAAAGAACGCCATAAGAGCGTATTGATCGGACGGGGCGTCGAGCTGGCCCGCAGTTTCATGGAGATTCGCGGCATCGGCATCATCGATGTGCAGGCGATGTATGGTATTCGCTCGATCCGCGCGCAGAAGCGGATCGAGCTTCAAGTCGTTCTCAAAGAGTGGGAGGCCGCCAAAGATTTCGAGAGGCTTGGGCTGGAAGAGAAGGAAACGATGATCCTCGGTGTGAAGATACCCATGGTGATCGTTCCCATTATCCCAGGAAAGAACATTTCCGTGATCGCTGAAACGATTGCGCTCAATTATTTGGTAAAGGCCTACGGGTACAATCCCGCTGAACATTTCAGCGATAATCTCCTTGAGGTGCTGCGCCGAAAAGCCAATCTGGAGAGATTGGCCCGTGATGATCCGGAGTAG
- the lptC gene encoding LPS export ABC transporter periplasmic protein LptC — MAPVACPAGALRGLRTFLPGNRLEMKESSLMVNGLPRVMALSNGWSRALPFGAFLVAIILTSCGPKEREDVIPRPENLPDQVIEGLVLRETENGALRWTLWADRALKFENKPTQLEGVRIVFYDEKDHTEKSVLTSLGGTVDEKTRDLLAEGDVVVVTADSIRLETPELRWDRLSGKIHTETPVKITEGQSVLTGIGITSDIDLNSYVIHKDVKGTLRDKDGSLEREFN, encoded by the coding sequence ATGGCTCCCGTTGCGTGTCCCGCCGGGGCGCTGCGGGGTCTCCGTACCTTCTTGCCGGGGAACCGGTTAGAAATGAAGGAATCGAGTCTTATGGTCAATGGTTTACCACGAGTGATGGCCCTTTCGAATGGATGGAGCCGCGCCCTGCCTTTTGGGGCTTTCCTTGTCGCTATAATTCTCACTTCCTGTGGCCCCAAGGAAAGGGAAGATGTCATTCCCAGGCCCGAAAACCTCCCCGATCAGGTGATCGAGGGCCTGGTCCTCCGGGAGACGGAAAATGGCGCTCTGCGATGGACCCTGTGGGCCGATCGGGCTCTCAAGTTCGAAAATAAACCGACCCAGTTGGAGGGGGTCCGCATCGTTTTCTACGATGAAAAGGACCATACGGAAAAATCCGTTTTGACCTCTTTGGGTGGAACGGTCGACGAGAAGACGCGCGACCTGTTGGCTGAGGGCGATGTTGTTGTTGTGACCGCTGACAGCATACGTTTGGAGACACCCGAGTTGAGATGGGATCGCCTATCGGGAAAGATCCATACAGAGACGCCGGTGAAGATTACGGAAGGGCAAAGTGTTTTAACCGGCATTGGGATCACTTCGGATATCGATCTCAACTCGTATGTCATCCATAAGGATGTCAAAGGAACGCTTCGAGATAAGGATGGAAGTCTTGAGCGCGAATTCAACTGA
- the raiA gene encoding ribosome-associated translation inhibitor RaiA, producing the protein MDIITTARHTELTPEIREHAEKRLRKLERYVSDLQEVHLIINKEKYRHVAEVTLRAKGTNIVSSDESSDLLTSIDRVVDRVERQVKKIRARLKDRGKARRQSSRRVMTSAEPGFVEEEEPVDEVQEDESYPPVVVPRQEIFRTEPTTVSKAVDELRLQEEDVLLFRNEKTGVVSLVYMRPDGNVGFAEAL; encoded by the coding sequence ATGGATATCATTACCACTGCCCGGCATACCGAGTTGACCCCGGAGATTCGTGAACACGCAGAAAAGAGACTCCGGAAGCTGGAGCGCTATGTAAGCGACCTCCAGGAAGTGCATCTCATCATCAACAAGGAGAAGTACCGGCACGTTGCAGAGGTCACCCTAAGGGCCAAAGGAACAAATATTGTCAGCAGCGACGAATCGAGCGATCTCCTCACATCGATTGATCGTGTCGTGGATCGAGTGGAGCGGCAGGTCAAAAAAATCAGGGCGCGTCTCAAGGATCGCGGCAAGGCGCGGCGCCAATCGTCCCGTCGCGTGATGACATCGGCCGAACCCGGCTTTGTCGAAGAGGAAGAGCCGGTCGATGAGGTCCAGGAAGATGAATCCTATCCTCCGGTTGTCGTCCCGCGGCAGGAAATTTTCAGGACGGAGCCGACCACGGTTTCCAAAGCCGTGGATGAATTGCGTCTGCAAGAGGAAGATGTCCTCCTTTTCCGCAATGAGAAAACAGGCGTTGTAAGCCTTGTCTATATGAGGCCCGATGGAAATGTCGGATTCGCAGAAGCCCTCTGA
- the rpoN gene encoding RNA polymerase factor sigma-54, protein MRQGLHLGPRLQQKPIITLKIQQALKILQLPTLELQHELRQYLESNPLLEQEEDVELTEQTAVEEPSNDKQEEEVEAPDWSDFLNDRDSWESPRREREELERIEKTPVSTPTLHESLLNQVRLVTVDAEEGRIAEFIIGSIDENGRLTIEAEELAELLKLDAEKVKSVIGKIQNLEPPGVGARNLQECLMIQLRARGGEGKLPYRIVAETFDHLAKRRINEIARELHVSLENVQDALDVISHLDPHPGRDLAVADSPYIYPDLIVEKVDGDYEVFLNDRNVPRLRISSAYADILRGDKDRGDKTRTYVERKLSSARWVILAVERRRKTMVEVMKTIVDLQRDFFDKGISHFKPMVLQDVATIVGVHEATVARVTSHKYVQTPRGVFHLKYFFSSKIKTDAGSDASSKAVKARLQTLIDQEDKLHPLSDDKLGAILNDEGFQIRRRTVAKYRDQMGVLNARMRRRV, encoded by the coding sequence ATGAGACAGGGATTACATCTCGGGCCGAGGTTGCAGCAGAAACCGATCATCACGCTGAAAATCCAGCAGGCGCTGAAGATTCTCCAGCTGCCGACCCTGGAACTTCAGCACGAGCTGAGACAATACCTCGAAAGCAACCCGCTTCTCGAACAAGAGGAAGATGTCGAACTCACCGAACAGACCGCGGTTGAGGAGCCGTCCAACGACAAACAAGAAGAAGAGGTGGAGGCCCCGGACTGGTCGGACTTTCTCAATGACCGCGACTCCTGGGAAAGCCCTCGCCGTGAGCGCGAGGAGCTGGAACGAATAGAGAAGACACCCGTTAGTACCCCGACCCTGCATGAAAGCCTTCTCAATCAGGTCCGGCTCGTCACGGTGGACGCTGAAGAAGGTAGAATAGCAGAGTTTATCATTGGATCGATCGATGAAAACGGCAGGCTTACCATTGAGGCCGAGGAATTGGCTGAACTGCTGAAACTAGATGCGGAAAAGGTCAAGTCTGTCATCGGCAAGATCCAGAATCTTGAGCCTCCCGGCGTTGGGGCCCGGAATCTCCAAGAATGTCTGATGATTCAGCTGAGGGCAAGGGGCGGAGAGGGCAAACTGCCCTATAGGATTGTGGCGGAAACATTCGATCATCTGGCGAAAAGGCGGATCAACGAAATCGCCCGTGAATTGCACGTTTCACTTGAGAATGTACAAGACGCATTGGATGTCATCTCTCACCTGGATCCCCATCCCGGACGGGATCTGGCGGTGGCGGATTCCCCCTATATCTATCCGGATCTGATTGTTGAAAAAGTGGACGGCGACTATGAAGTCTTCCTCAATGATCGCAATGTTCCCCGCCTGCGAATTTCCTCCGCATATGCGGACATCCTCAGGGGGGACAAAGACCGGGGAGACAAGACCAGGACCTATGTCGAGAGGAAGCTCTCGAGCGCCAGGTGGGTTATTCTCGCCGTTGAGCGGCGGAGGAAAACGATGGTCGAAGTGATGAAGACCATCGTCGATCTGCAGCGGGATTTCTTCGATAAGGGGATATCGCATTTCAAGCCCATGGTGCTTCAGGATGTCGCGACCATTGTCGGTGTGCACGAAGCCACCGTGGCCCGCGTGACGAGCCATAAGTATGTCCAAACGCCGCGTGGTGTTTTCCATTTAAAATATTTCTTCTCATCCAAAATCAAGACGGATGCCGGCAGCGATGCCTCTTCAAAGGCCGTCAAGGCCAGGCTTCAGACGCTCATTGATCAAGAGGATAAGCTTCATCCGCTAAGCGACGACAAACTTGGAGCCATTTTGAACGATGAGGGGTTTCAAATAAGGCGCCGGACCGTCGCCAAGTACCGGGATCAGATGGGCGTCTTGAATGCCCGGATGAGACGTCGGGTTTAG